In a genomic window of Nymphaea colorata isolate Beijing-Zhang1983 unplaced genomic scaffold, ASM883128v2 scaffold0214, whole genome shotgun sequence:
- the LOC116268313 gene encoding phosphatidylinositol 4-phosphate 5-kinase 1 yields MTCRKEMEGGLALMEKYMKGMEWRSHGRKLRIGLKEGHGLLTLADGSAYEGEFHNNKMEGYGHMTWSDGKEYEGFWKKDRMNGKGNFLWPDGRRYEDLNNRDVTIASANESEDDLHQEDYECEHGKGSKKGGNKIGIINKFFAFVVEMQAKEDHRQDEERIYEDNYVGDGGIYHITYALL; encoded by the exons ATGACTTGCCGCAAGGAGATGGAAGGAGGATTAGCGCTAATGGAGAAGTATATGAAGGGAATGGAATGGCGGTCGCATGGAAG GAAACTTCGCATAGGTCTCAAGGAAGGCCATGGTCTCCTCACTCTTGCTGATGGAAGTGCCTATGAAGGAGAGTTCCACAATAACAAGATGGAAGGATATGGCCATATGACCTGGAGTGACGGAAAGGAATATGAGGGATTCTGGAAGAAAGATAGAATGAATGGAAAGGGAAACTTCCTCTGGCCTGATGGACGCAGATATGAGG ATCTAAATAATAGAGATGTTACAATCGCCAGTGCCAACGAATCCGAGGATGACTTGCACCAGGAGGACTATGAATGTGAGCATGGCAAAGGCTCCAAGAAGGGTGGAAACAAGATAGGCataataaacaaattttttgcttttgtagTCGAGATGCAAGCTAAAGAAGACCATCGACAGGATGAGGAGCGCATATATGAAGACAATTACGTTGGTGATGGTGGCATATATCACATTACCTATGCCCTTCTTTGA